In Streptomyces sp. NBC_00683, the DNA window CCGCCAGGGTCGAACCGGACCGAGGAACCGGCAGGAACGCACAGCCGCATGCCGTACGCCGCCGCCCGGTCGAAGGCGAGCCGCGGATTGGCCTCGAAGAAGTGGAAGTGCGAGGTGACGCTGACCGGGACGGTCGCGGTGTTGCGTACGGTCAGCCGGAGTTGCGGCGCCTGTTCGGCGTGCGGCGGCGCCGGCAGGACCGCGCCGGGGGCGCCGTCACCCAGCCGGATCCCGGTGCCTGCGCCGATGGGATCGGGCACGACGGCCATCCGCGATCCGTCGTCGAAGACCGCTTCCACATGCACCTCGGTGACCACGTCCGCCACTCCGGGCAGCACGTCGTCGGGTCCGAGCACGCTCCGCGCGGCCGAGATCGCCTCCGCGAGCCGTCGCCCGTCGCGGGCCGCCTCGCAGACGGTGTCCGCGACGAGCGCGGTCGCCTCGGGGACATTGAGCCTCAGCCCACGTGCCCGGCGTGCCCGCGCCAGTTCAGCGGCTCCGAAGAGCAGCAGCCGGTCCCGCTCGGTCGGGGTCAGTCGCACGTCACCACACCTCTCGTTTGACCATCACTCTAACCATGACTTCTCCGCATCAGGAAGACCGAGACCATTGACGGGTCATGCTGGGTTGCGTCACATTGAGCAGCACTCAAATAGTCGAACGTCAGGGGCGGCCTCATGCCGATCGAACAGCGCGGAGTGGACACCATCCCGGAGGCGGAACGCACCAGCACCCCACGCGACCTCGTCTCGATCCTGCTCGGATCAAATCTCTGTCTCGGCGTGATCGTCTTCGGCTGGCTCCCGGTCTCCTTCGGTCTGGGTCTGTGGCCCGCGGTGACATCGGTGACCGTCGGTACGGCCGTCGGCGTGGCCGTCACCGCACCGCTCGCCCTGGTGTCCTTGCGTACGGCGACGAATCTGTCGACCTCCAGCGGCGCGGCCTTCGGCGTACGCGGCCGGCTGATCGGTTCCGTCGTCGGACTGCTGCTCGCGCTGGGCTACACGGCTCTGACCCTGTGGATCGGCGGGGACGTGATGGTCGGCGCCCTGGCCCGCATCGCCGGACTGCCGACCGGCGGCCTCTCGCACACCCTGGTCTACGCGCTGCTGGCGGGCTGCACCGTCGTCGGCGCGGTGTACGGGTACCGGCTGCTGCTGCGCCTGAGCAAGATCCTCGCGGTCGGCATGACCGTACTGCTGCTGATCGGCCTGATCGCCTACGCCCCGGACCTCACCGTCGCGGCCCCGCCGGACACCCCGTATCTGCTCGGGTCCTTCTGGCCCACGTGGACGCTGTCCGCCGTGGCCGCCGGGCTGAGCGGCCCGATCGCCTTCATCACCCTGCTCGGCGACTACACCCGGTACATCTCGCCGACCCGGCACCAGCCGCGCCGCGTCCTGCGCGCCACCTGTCTCGGCCTGGTCGTCGGCCTGCTGATCCCGCAGCTCTTCGGTACGTACACCGCGCTCGCGGCCCGTGCCTCGCTCGACTACGCGGGTCCGCTGGTCGCCGCCTCGCCCGCCTGGTACCTGGTACCGCTGCTCCTCGCCGCCACCGCGGGCTCCGTGGGCAACGCCGGGCTGATGCTGTACTCGATGGGCCTCGACCTGGACGCGATCCTGCCCCGCGCCACCCGGGCACGGGCGACGCTGGTCGTCGCCGTCGTCGCCACCGCGTTCGTGTTCCTGGGCCACTTCGTGTGGAACGCGCAGTCGGCGATGACGTCGTTCGTCCTGCTGCTCACCGCGATCGGCACACCATGGGCGGTGATCATGATCATCTCCCACCTCCGCTGCCGGGGCAGGTACGACGCGGAGGCTCTGCAGGTCCACAACCGCGGGACCAGGGGCGGCGTCTACTGGTTCCGGGCCGGCTGGCAGCCGCGCGCCACCTTCGGCTGGGCACTCGGGGCCGCGGTGGGACTGTGCGGCGTCTCCACACCGCTCTACGAGGGTCCGCTGCTCGCGCTGACCGGCGGGGTGGACTGCAGTTTCGTGCTGTCGGGCCTGGTGGGCGGCGTGACCTACGCCGCCCTGACCCGGCGCGGCAAGCAGCCCGCGGACAGCCCGACTCCCGCCTCGGACCTCGTGGCGGCCGTTGCCCGCTCGGGCGCCGGCCAGGCCTGAGCGTCGTTCCCGGCTCGTCGGCCGGGCTCGGGAACGAGCCCGGCCGACGACTCGGAAGGGTCCTAGCCGAGGGGGTGCATCCAGCCGTGGGTGTCCTCGGCGATGCCGCGCTGGATGTCCAGCAGGCGCTCGCGCAGCTTGAGGGTGACCTCGCCGGGCGTGCCGTCGCCCTGGGTCCACTCGCCGTCCGCGGACTTCACGGTGCCGACGGGCGTGATGACGGCGGCGGTGCCGCAGGCGAACACCTCGCTCAGGGTGCCGTTCGCGGTGTCGTCCCGCCACTGGTCGATGGAGACGCGGGCCTCCTCGGAGGCGTAACCGAGGTCCCGGGCGACGGTGAGCAGCGAGTCGCGGGTGACGCCGGCGAGCAGCGAGCCGGTGAGGGAGGGAGTGACGATCCGCTTGCCGCCGTCCTCCTGGTCGTACACGAAGTAGAGGTTCATGCCGCCCAGTTCCTCGACCCACTTGTGCTCGACGGCGTCGAGGTAGGCGACCTGGTCGCAGCCCTTAGCGGCGGCCTCGGCCTGGGCGAGGAGGGAGGCGGCGTAGTTGCCGCCGGTCTTGGCGTCGCCCATGCCGCCCGGGACGGCACGCACCCGGTCCTGGGAGAGCCAGATGGAGACCGGCTTCACGCCACCGGGGAAGTAGGCGCCGGCGGGAGAGGCGATGACGAGGAAGAGGTACGAGTTGGCGGGCCTCACCCCGAGACCGACCTCGGAGGCGATCATGAACGGACGCAGGTAGAGGGACTCCTCGCCGCCGTGCGCCGGGACCCAGTCCTTGTCCTGCTGGACCAGGGCGTCGCACGCCGCGATGAACGTCTCGGCCGGCAGCTCGGGCATCGCGAGCCGCGCGGCGGACCGCTGGAAGCGCGCGGCGTTGGCCTCCGGGCGGAACGTGGCGACCGTTCCGTCGCTCTGGCGGTAGGCCTTGAGACCCTCGAAGATCTCCTGCGCGTAGTGCAGGGTCATGTTGGCGGGGTCGATCGACAGCGGTCCGTACGGGACGAGCTGGGCGTCGTGCCAGCCGCGGCCCTCGGTCCAGCTGATCGTCACCATGTGATCGGTGAAGTGGCGGCCGAATCCGGGGCTGGCCAGGATCGCCTCGCGCTCCGCGTCGGACAGCGGGTTCGAGGAGGGCTTGAGCTCGATCGTGGGCGTCGTCATGAGTGCGTGTCCTTCACCGGTCTTGTGTGTGATGGACCGCGCT includes these proteins:
- a CDS encoding cytosine permease codes for the protein MPIEQRGVDTIPEAERTSTPRDLVSILLGSNLCLGVIVFGWLPVSFGLGLWPAVTSVTVGTAVGVAVTAPLALVSLRTATNLSTSSGAAFGVRGRLIGSVVGLLLALGYTALTLWIGGDVMVGALARIAGLPTGGLSHTLVYALLAGCTVVGAVYGYRLLLRLSKILAVGMTVLLLIGLIAYAPDLTVAAPPDTPYLLGSFWPTWTLSAVAAGLSGPIAFITLLGDYTRYISPTRHQPRRVLRATCLGLVVGLLIPQLFGTYTALAARASLDYAGPLVAASPAWYLVPLLLAATAGSVGNAGLMLYSMGLDLDAILPRATRARATLVVAVVATAFVFLGHFVWNAQSAMTSFVLLLTAIGTPWAVIMIISHLRCRGRYDAEALQVHNRGTRGGVYWFRAGWQPRATFGWALGAAVGLCGVSTPLYEGPLLALTGGVDCSFVLSGLVGGVTYAALTRRGKQPADSPTPASDLVAAVARSGAGQA
- the ureA gene encoding urease subunit gamma, with the translated sequence MRLTPTERDRLLLFGAAELARARRARGLRLNVPEATALVADTVCEAARDGRRLAEAISAARSVLGPDDVLPGVADVVTEVHVEAVFDDGSRMAVVPDPIGAGTGIRLGDGAPGAVLPAPPHAEQAPQLRLTVRNTATVPVSVTSHFHFFEANPRLAFDRAAAYGMRLCVPAGSSVRFDPGGEAEVGLLPIGGARIAIGFAGLVDGPLDAPGAKEEALRRAVACGYLGAGGDA
- a CDS encoding branched-chain amino acid aminotransferase, giving the protein MTTPTIELKPSSNPLSDAEREAILASPGFGRHFTDHMVTISWTEGRGWHDAQLVPYGPLSIDPANMTLHYAQEIFEGLKAYRQSDGTVATFRPEANAARFQRSAARLAMPELPAETFIAACDALVQQDKDWVPAHGGEESLYLRPFMIASEVGLGVRPANSYLFLVIASPAGAYFPGGVKPVSIWLSQDRVRAVPGGMGDAKTGGNYAASLLAQAEAAAKGCDQVAYLDAVEHKWVEELGGMNLYFVYDQEDGGKRIVTPSLTGSLLAGVTRDSLLTVARDLGYASEEARVSIDQWRDDTANGTLSEVFACGTAAVITPVGTVKSADGEWTQGDGTPGEVTLKLRERLLDIQRGIAEDTHGWMHPLG